The sequence CCTTGAGGTTGTGGTCTAATTGGcaaactcttcacaagagaccaaatgacgcaGAAATTACCagctatatgtcaccgtacggccttcaattaTGGGCaatgcccataccgcatagtcaggctccaaaatgaaaaatgtaaaacaaccgaccgtgcaagggctgtatagccagtcaaggttcttaaaacttccatttgttgtatgtaaaacaattcaaatgagaaaaactaATGGTCTAACTAATGGACAAACAATtaacgaaaaaaacaaatatgtaacacaacaacaaacgacaaccacttttaaaattacaggcttctgacttagGAGAGGCACAAACATAAATACGTCATGTCCTGTCCGTCTACTCTGAATTTCTTCATCGTTTTACCTATTTccctttcatttattttcattcttttcttCAATTTCAAATGAAGATTTTTCCATCTCAAACTATTATGGCTGTTCGATTgtacacatgaaacaaacaaacgaaaagATAAATCGAAATGagacataatttgtttttatcggTTTGGAATAGATAGTACtgatgaaattttcaaatgataactCATATCGCCTGGACTTCACCTTCCATTCTCGTCTGATAACCATTATATATTTAAGGGGAATTCTTTTGCACAACACACAGTTATTTGTGTCTTagaatcaaaaatataaacaattcttATAATTATCATCATTTACTTGAGGTTGAGatttagatatataatattgttatgACACGAAAGTTGTATTGTAAAGAAATCCAAATGACTAGCGtcgttgaacatttttgttaatacatCTATCCGATATATGTATcatgattttgaagttttttgttcACAAATGGCGAAGGTATTCAATCAGTATGGTATTcctttatagattttttttcctgcataaataaacatataatattttttgatagaTAGTGATTTTGAATGTTTGGACACCTTGGCAGCCATATTGGAAAAAGTTTCGAGGGGCGTGACAGAAATGTTCACAATTGGCCGATTCTTCGAAGTACTTTTGACAATTGACGGTGCGCAATACGACGATCCAGGtaattactagtatataatgcataaactaaaataaaatagtttattaaatgtttattattacaCCATTTCAAAACTACACTTAAACtcttaatattttgtattacgattttttttattgaatgtgACGACGTCACAGTCGAGAAGTTTCTTCTATTTCGGTTTCAATTTCTAAGACATTTCAACACCCATGAAGTAACTCCGAGTTTGATAATAGTTGTCCGAAACATCACCCTGTTGTCAATCACACTggatttaaatgttgaaatataacAACGGTCAAGATTTTAACTTTTTCGGATTTCAGTTGTCTACCACCTTGTCATATTAAGAAACCACTTGCATTCTGGTTGTGTATGTATGAAACATGACAACAATCAAGAAGTAACTGTTATTTGGGTTTTAGTTGTCTATCACCTTGTCGTATTAAAGAAACCACTTGCATTCTGGCAACTTCCGAAGAAAGGTTGTCGGCTCTCCGGACATTCCCGAAGTACTGCGTTTAAAAGATTGCCGAGTTTATGAGCTTCGGTCCTTGCTTGGAAGTTGGCATTCTGACTGTGTATGTATGAAACATGTCAACAGTCAAGAAGTAACTGTTATTTGTCTGAAATATTACAACGGCCAAGTTATTAACTTTTTCGAATTTCAGTTGTCTACCACCTTGTCATATTAAAGAAAGTTGGAGTTTTAAAAAACCACCGCCAAAAAGTAACCCATATCCTtgttagggagctaccatttgattttttttttggggggggggggggggggggggctaggatgaaatttgaaaaaataggcaggacaggagttttgagtaaaaaaaaaaggcaggatgagacacttgcaaaaaaaaagtcaggatgataatttatgtaaaaaaagtcaggataaactaaaaaaaaaaaaaagcaggaccggatagagtgaaaaataaaaaggcaggacagagattacaactaaacaaaaatgcaggacaaaatttttcatcctagcttTAAATTCGCAGCAACGTCCGGCCAGAAtgaaaaccaaacaaaacacaaataatcaatcaattgaaaaaaaactactAGTACTATAGCAGATATTAGTCATCCGCGATTCGCAATAAAACAGTGTCAACTGGTAAAGTTAACTACATTATTTTAACGTAGTTTCGTATGAATTCCAGTTTCATATCTAACTATTGCAGACGGACCATCTGTTCCCGCATTCACATAAAGAGTATTAGGTACTATTCTctgtgataatgaaaatattttccatcTGACAACTGCAGTTATTActattcatttttatcattatttgtttttttccgttgtgttatagtagtctcagatagtctattaaaaatctaaaaatcttacaaaaaaatatgatatttgaaatatgatatttgaaatatgatatgCCAATTTGTTTTTAGAATCTTTTAACAAAGCTTTGAAAGGCAAGGCTTTAGCCAAAATGGACCGTGAACAAGGTCCTAATGGTAATAAAATGAGACCACCAAGACCAGGTCAAAATGGCGATGACATGAGACCACAACGACCAGGTCAAAATGACAATGACATGAGACCACAAAGACCagatcaaaatgacaatgacaTGAGACCACAAAGACCagatcaaaatgacaatgacaTGAGACCACCAAGACCAGATCAAAATGGAAATGACATGAGACCACCAAAACCagatcaaaatgacaatgacaAGAGACGATGGCTATCAGATGTTGACACGAGACGAGGAGCTCAATGGTCATTTTTAAATCCATCATCCAGACTACATGGATTAAGCAGCATTCACGCCAGAAAGTTGGCTGATATTATGAAGGATTTCAGATCGTCAAGATTAAGAACCTCGTGATGTATTGACTGATCAATGAAGATAAAGTATGCAACTGTCTGCacaattgatttgttttgatctaatgtagaaaatgtattcaataataaaaataaatctagtAACGTGTTTGTCACGTGACATTATTTATTATGTGATGTTTAATCGAAAGCTTTAAGAAATAGTTTTTTAGTGTAGATGTTAAGGTTAACAAAAACCAAGAATGCTGACTGATTCAATTAAAGTTCATTTCACTTAAGAAACACCTATTTATGACACGTGTTTGCAACTCTTATTGTATCTAACTTTTAAGAAATATGTCAATATACTAATAAGAAGTTGTGGTGttattgtcaatgaaacaacaccagagaccaaatgataaaaTCAGTTTAAGGGCTTCCAAGTGCTCCaggaaacctctttctaaataataaaagtgtatttaatCAGCAATCTATTAAAgccgggcttcaaagttattgtgaaagtgcctattctagaggtggcgtaaATGTGATGTGAATactaaaaattccaaagatcttttagagtacttACAATCTAAGATTCTTTCATCatgcaatagtattaaaaca is a genomic window of Mytilus trossulus isolate FHL-02 chromosome 1, PNRI_Mtr1.1.1.hap1, whole genome shotgun sequence containing:
- the LOC134718308 gene encoding uncharacterized protein LOC134718308 encodes the protein MRMLYFVGLFSVLVGLSDSSPVRDVQNREFDLHNAMKYVHDRQSMREELGNATVEERKEFIQSIQNDFNDIDALSNKVIAHDWTTELDLTTEEVMILFHLRIMDSYLPNVGGGPRSLFLGDCIKAYLETNFSSFDTFEEARMGAMVQIIMCGMIGMQTLENVLDISDLTDSDFECLDTLAAILEKVSRGVTEMFTIGRFFEVLLTIDGAQYDDPESFNKALKGKALAKMDREQGPNGNKMRPPRPGQNGDDMRPQRPGQNDNDMRPQRPDQNDNDMRPQRPDQNDNDMRPPRPDQNGNDMRPPKPDQNDNDKRRWLSDVDTRRGAQWSFLNPSSRLHGLSSIHARKLADIMKDFRSSRLRTS